The Halobacillus litoralis genomic interval AGAGAGAGAATAAAAAATTATTAGAGGAATATTGCTTTAACGAAAGAAGAAACGTTTATTTCTACTTTCCTTTGCTCCTCGAATAGCTTTGTTCTCTTCCAAATCAAATAAGTTTTCTATTACTCTGTTGAATTCGTACAGATTCGGGTAGCGTATTAGTGATTTAGGTTCTTTTCGTACAGATTCGGGGGGATTTCCTTGGTCATTGAAAGATTATCCTATATAATTAATCGTACAATATCTAATTGGTGTACGATTAATAAGGTGGGTGTAAAAATGTCAAAGCATGATGCTGATATTATGAATAACACAGTCACAAAGTCTAACCAGCTGATCGAGGCAAATTATACGTCTCAACTATCAGAACGAGAGCAAAAAATCATCTTATACATAGTCAGTAAAGTTCAGAAAGACGATGAAGATTTCCAGACCTATACACTTTCAATTGGTCAGTTTACAAATATGATGGGTCTAAAGAGACCAAAATATGAGGAATTGAAGGAAATCACCAAGCGTTTGTTGAGTAAGGTGATTGAAATTAAGAGGGAGGGCGGAGTATTGCAGACTCAATGGCTTTCTACTGCAGAATATAATGAGTGGCAAGGGACTATTGATTTTACTTTCCACCCAAAAATGAAACCTTTCTTGTTGTACCTGAAAAAAGAATTCACTTCTTACAAACTCATAAATATCATGAGATTAAGCGGTAGATATTCGATCCGAATCTATGAACTTATGAAAAAGTGGGAGAGATTAAAAAAAACAGAGTTTTCTATTCAAGAACTAAGATTAATGTTAGGCATCCAAAATAAATATAATGATTACTCAAATTTTCGAAAAAGAGTGCTTGACCCTGCTAAGAAAGAATTAGATGAAAAGACTGACATTTCATTTGACTATGAACCATTAAGGAAAAACGGGCGTTCTACTTCCCATATCCGGTTCCATATTAAAAAGAATCAGAAAAACATTCCGGAGCTATTACCGGATGAATCACATGTAATTAATCGTTTGCGTGAAAACTCAATGATAAAGAGAGAAATAGTCAAAGAATCAACCATTCATGAGTGGATTACTTGGTCTAAAGAGTTATGGGGAGAAGAGTTTGAGCAATCTTTGTTCTCTTTGGTAAAGCATGTTGAATCTAAAAATAATATAAATAACCCGCCTGGGATGATCCATGTCTTACTAAGGGATATGAAGGAAGAAGCGGAAAGTGGGATGACTATTCCACCTATTACCCTTGATGAGTCTAATGAAGTGATACCTCAGTGGTTTGAACAAACGAAAGAAGAATCAAATGTTTTTGAAGAGCCAAGCAACACAACACAGGAGGATCTCCAAGAAAGAATTAATAGGCTGACAAGTAACAGATAAACTTTTTTTATACTTGAATCCTGGTTCTGTAATTATTTATTGGAGTCTCACCAACCTCTCTTTCCAGACATTTTTTATGCCTTTTATCCCTTGGACACATTCCTTATTTCCTAGGCTTAGTCCAAATGTTGAAACGGATAAGAGTGGAGGGAGGAATATCAATAGTTCCATGAATTTATATGCCAGGTAATGTGAGGAGGGTTTAATTGAAGAGAAACAACATTATTCAACCAGAAGACTTACGATGGATACATACGGATAAAGAAAAAGCAATAGCACTAGTGAAAAAATATGCTCCTAAGTACGATAGTAAGCAACACTGGGAAGCTTTGGGTAGTTCTTGTGGCATTTCTGCTACTAAAATGGTGGGCACGATTACTAATTCTTCTAAACACCTTAAAGGAGATTACCTATTACCTGACGAGATTCATTTAGAAAGATTGGTCGAATGGTTTTTGAGTCATAATGATTACGACTGTGACCAACCCACACTTACATATTACCTTGCACATTTTTTGAAGAGAGAAATTAATCAGTTTTATAGAGATGTGATTAGGGGAGCCGTCTCTTTCAGTAACTTTTCAGTGGATCCTACATTCAGGAGAAAATATAAACGCGATATAAATAAAAGGAATAAAATAATTCGTCAATGAAGACAGAATAAAGGAGGCAAACCTTTTGAAGGAGAAACATATTCAAATTGAGGGGTATGAAGGATTATATGAAATCACGAATTCCGGCAGGGTTTATTCAAACAGAAGTGGGAAATACTTGACCAGATGTAACGATGAATATGGATTCCACGTTGTAAAACTTACAAATAACAGTGGAGACAAGCACAACTACAAAGTGTTTGACCTATGGAAGAAGGCATTTCCATCTGAGCAGCCTATAGAATTCAAAGGTGCTCTAAATGTAAAGTATGGGAAGGGTTGCTCCATTTTGTAGTAGAGTAGAGTAATGTTATATTACTTGCACTTATAACTAGGGGGTAGAGGGATGTACGATAATTACAAGGGTGTAGAAATTAGAACCTGGACCCACGAATTTGATGGAAATGATGTATTAACAATCAAAGCTGATATTATGAATACAGACTATTCAACCAGTGATGCCCCTTTAAGTATAGGGGAGGTTGGGTTGTATATCTTCGATGAATTTTTAGAAGGTGGACTCTTTGATGCTGCTGATTCAGTATCTGGTGAGAGTGAGAGTTTAGTTAGTGAATTAATAGATAAAAAAGATGAAGATATTGAAGACTTCAGTAGGATTGGATTGATTCATCGTATATTCATAAAAGAAGAGTATAGAGATAAGGGAATTGGCACTCATGTTTTTAAAACTGTGCACCAATATTTGTCTCGTGTGATGGGAGCGGAGGTCATCACTTTAATTGCTTGTCCTATAGAAATGGATCATGGTAACAGTTTAGAAGTGGTCAATGATGAAGTGAAGAAAAAACGATTAACAAAGTGGTATAGAAGTTTTGGTTATCAGCAACTTGATGCTGAAGAAAATCATCTATACATAGATGCTCGACTGCTCAATCCTATTATCAAAGATTTTAACCATTAGTTTACTGGTTTTTTGCGGGATGGTTTTATAGTAAAAGAAATTTTTGAAATCGCCCATAATATCCATACTTTACTTAAACACGTTTCTGAAACGAAAAGAGGCGTTTTTTTTATTTAACCAGTAGGCATTTTTACATTCTAATCTGTAAAATTAAGGGGAATTGTAGAACTTATGGTAAAATTAAGGTGAATCATAGCATCAAAGGTTAATACATAATTGAAGAGATTGCGGAGCGGAGGTGCTAGTGTGGAAGTAAAAGTCGCTAATAAGATTGTTGATTTATCTAAAATGGATGACAAACAAAAACAATCTTTATTTAAAGAGTGGCACAAGAAAGACGGTTTAAGAACTAATGTGGAGTGTTTGTGTGATAAAACAAAGAACGTTCATCCAAGAATGTCAGTAAGAAAAATTAGAAATCACTACTATATTGCTAACTTACCAAGCAGTCACATAGAACATGAAACATATTGTTTTTATGACAAGAAATACCGAGAAGGAGTAAAGAAAAAAGGAATAACCATCAAAGACGACGGCTCTATTGAAGTGAGCAAATTAGATACATCCAAAAAACATACGAATTCTGGAATCGGAAAAAAGAACCCTATCAGTCGAAACCACTCTTACTACGAAGATGATCCTTTGTGTACATGTAGATTGAGCTCCTTATTTTTAACCATGCTCCAAAAATGCAACTGGCATCAATACAAACCACATGGACAAAGGAACCTTTCCAAGAGACTCTATAGAACGGGTCACGAAACGACTGTTCAAGGTGTCACGTTGAATTACAATAATCTGTTAGTAGCAAAAAGGAAAAAACAATTCGTTTCAGAACAACACTTTGTTGTCGGTTGGGGAAACATACACGATGAAGTCCTACCTAGTACCCTCGATTTTAAAATTAAAATACCTTTATATTCGGTAGAGGATTCTTGTGAGTTAATAACTTATATTGAAGTAGAAAGAAACGTTTATGAGGAAGCCAAAATTGTAGCTGAAAAGATCAGGAACAATGTAGCACAAGGTTTTTGGATAATATGGAGAGAACCGCATAAAACTCAAAGAGGAAAAAGAGTTATGGCAACTAGATACATATCCTTCATTCCAGCTGAACAAAAAACTAAGATTCCGGTTGAATCATTACACGAAAAAGATATGGTGGATTATCTTGTTGAAGAGGAAAGACACTTTAAGAAGCCTCTAATTGGGGATATTAAAGAGGAGCACGGAATCAAAATACGTCCAGATATTATCTTATATGATACTCCCAAGGTAACCATGGTAGAGGTGGCCGGTGTAAATACAGAGAAATATTTAAGTCATTTAAGTAAGAAAAAAGAGATTTATCTGCAAGAAAACTATTTATATTTAGAGTGGTTAGCAATGAACGGAGAACCGTTACCTCCACTTCCTTCAAAACAATAATGTGAAAACCCCCCGCTATTGTCAATATAGAGTGGGTTTTTATATGGGATTAAAACATCGAGAAAATAAAAAGGGATTCTATCAGAAAAATCATGGCCATCGGGTAATGATAATACTTCTTATTTCTGGAGTTATCTTATGGTTCGGAGGAAATTGTGAAACGCAACGATGATCCTAGAAAATTTATTTTCACAGAAATTGTTGTCCGTTTTCTATGTACTTTTCCAATTATGCTATGATTTAGCAGACGTAATACATTTATTTTGTAGGGGGATAACTATGAGTCCTAAAAGGATAAAAGAAATTTTAAACGAAATTCGGTATATTAATGATGAAAAAAGTAGAGGTGCGCCAACTTCTATGAGTGAACATGATGATTTAATAGAAACTGCAAATAACATCCTTACTCAAGAGGAGTTTGAAGAAATAATTACCAGCCTTAAAAATGATAATTTAGTAATAGAAAAAGAATCAGGAATTTTTTACACATTAGCAGGAGAAGAATTTTTAAAAACTGGCAAGCTTCCAAACTCTTATGTTAATAATAACTACGGTGTAGCAACCTACAACCAAGCTGATACAATTAACACCCGCGGAAGGGGGGACTAAAATAATGGCGAATTTCGTTAACAATAATCAAAATGCTACAAATATAACTTTCAATCAAGCTGATGTGATAAATATCAACACTTGGAATACCGATGTTAATGTGGAAATGATGGAAAAAGAACTTAATGATTTAACTGAAACATTCCCAACTCATTCAGATAGGATAGACATGCTCCGCGAAGTAATAGAGGAACTTAGAAACGAAAAAGGAAACGTGAAAGGAAAAACATTTGAGAAACTAGGAACAGCAGCTTCGCTATTGAGTGCGATACCTTTAATGCAATATGCCCCAGATGTAATTAAGTTTATCCATGATGTAGTACCTCCAGAAATTCTTGTTAATATTCAATTGTAGTTCACTTGATGATTGGAAAAACGCCACTAATACTCCAATTATGTGATTCAATAAATTAAGCCATAAATAATACGCGAGCAGATATAATACAAAAGGGGGAGGTCATTTGTTGATCTCTTCTTTTTAAATGTGGTTTTACAACTATTCACAAAATACAGATTTAGTGAATAGTTGTTTGTGGGAATGTATGTTTGGTATAATATAAGATTAGAAAGGAAAATTATAGATTTGGAGGATGAATGATGAACTGGGAAAATGTTTTTATAGGTATTGCGGTTATTGCGGTTATTGTCCTAATAATGTTTTTCATTTGGGCGGTTTGGTACCCAATTAAGAAGTTATTTTTAGAATACAACCCATATAATCTATTCGAGAAATTCGGGCTGCTATTGGGTATCGGTTTATTGTTGTTTAGTATGATAGCTGGTCTGTTTAGTATATGGGATGAGACATCAGATGGATTTAATAATCTCTTAACTATAGCCGGTTATTTATTCGCTGGCGCCGCAGTGGCTGCTAACTCCAATAAGAAACTGCTTCATATGATTTTATATATATCATCCTGTGTTGTTGTGGTTTCGTCTCCAGTTTATTTATATATGAACATTAATGGTGAAACTCTTCCTGTTATTGAAGATTATAACGGAGCGCTTGCATATGCTGTTTTGGGAATTATCATAACTAGTGAAATCATAAATAATCATTTTTCACGCAGATTCAAACATTGCTCTAACCATACTTGCTCTAGACCTAACCGTGAATGGAAATACTTAAATTTTTGCACGGGATGTGAACAAACATACTGCAAACACTGTATAGATACGCACTTGAAAGAATGTGAAAATTTCAATAAATAGGATTACAAGAAAATTATTATGTAAGCAACTATTCACTTAAATTTCATTTTGTGAACTGTTGTAATGAATTATATTTTAATGAAAGGCTGTGTTTCAAGATGGCTGCACATAAAACTGAACAAGAGAAATTATCTGAAACATTAGAAAAACTACGTCCTCTCTTCCCTTTTTACGTGAATGATTATATTGACGAAACATCTGTATCAACCGGTAGTAAAGTTGGCTATCTCCGTGATGTGCGCTTATTTTTTGAATGGTTAATGAGTGAAGGTTTGGCAACTTGTGAAACTATGAAAGACCTCCCCCTCTTTGCTTTAGAATCGCTGAAAGCTAGGGATATCAAGCGTTTTGAGTCTTATCTTGAGCATCGTTTGAAGCAAGAAAAGGCCACTAGATTGCGTAAATTATCGGCTTTGAAATCCCTGTTTAGGTACCTTTCTAAGACCTCCGATAATGATAATGGCGGAACCTACCTGGAACGTAATGTCATGGAAAAGGTTGAAATAAAAAAGGAGCGTTCTAACCCCTCTGCTCGCGCGGAAGTTTTAAAAGGTAAAATCCTTGTATCTAAGGAAGAAATGCTTGATTTTCTACAATTCGTAATGCATGAATACGAAGAAGATCCCAAGATTTCTTATCAACAAAGAGGTCATTTCAAGAAAAATAAAGAACGTGACATAGCTATAATAAGCTTAATGCTCGGTAGTGGTATGCGTGTCTCAGAGATAGTTAACCTTAAATTCACAAACATTACAATGAAACAAAAGTTGATCAACATGAAACGTAAAGGAGATACTACTAACTCCTTCTACTTTTCGTCCCAGGCATTAGCTGATTTAAATACTTACCTTGAAGTGCGCGGTAAAAAGTATAATGACCCTGATAACGAACTCGAATATGTATTTGTTACAGCTCCTAAGGGGCAACCTAAGCCTATTGATAAAAGAACCATACAAAAGATGATTAAGCGTTTTGCTAAAGCCTATACGAGAGATATGACAGCTCATAAACTACGTCACTCCTTCGCTACTTTCTTACTGGATGAAACGAATGATCTAGCACTCGTACAACAGCAATTAGGACACTCTGCTATAGAGACAACTCGATTATACACCCATGTGCTTGATGATAAACTTAGAGATGCGGTTGATAAACTTAGTGATTTTTAATTTCGTTCAAAGTAATAGATGAATAGAAACTTTCCTTACCCTCAATGTAAAAAACTGTATATAATAACAATAGAGTTTTTCAAAAATGGCTTCCCTATTTAATGAGTATTATTAAAGTTTATTAATCAAATAACATCATAAAGGAGATTGAGTAAATGGTCTGGCCATTTAGCTTTAAAAGATTTGCCTTCTACATAAGTTGCATCTCATTAGCAGCTGTTACTTTATGGATATATAGTAAGACAAATGAAATTGGGTTAAACAGTACCTTAATGATTGTAATACCTCTTCTTTGGTTGACTGGAGGCTACTTCTATATCTTTAAGGGTTTAGGTGTTGTATCCTACTTAGAACGTCATGAGGGGGCTATTTTACAGAAAGAACTGCGTGAACATCTTACCTCTTCACAAGATACATATGAGCAGTACTTTTCAGAACCTATCGAACAAGACAACGAATCCCCTGAATTTACAGAGGTTAAAGAACATAACGAAAAAATGGAAGAAGCAGTTGATACATGGTATAAAACCCCTAAATCTAGCAGAGACAATTATCAACGTTATCAAGAAATTAAACACAAACTTTCACGAACACAATTTTGGCTAACATGGTTGCTGTCAATATTAATGTTTTATACTACTTATGTTTTTCTATTGGAGAATCCAATTCAAGGTCTATTCTTGTATTTCGCTTTTCTCATATTTCTTGTAATTCCTGTTCTAATTTATCACTTGTACTTATTCAGAAAACAAGAGGTATACGCCAGCATAACGAGGCCAAAAGCTATTGATAAATTCATGAACACCATGCGCATAAAATAATACCACTTTAAATTACATATATTAGTGTAATATTCGGTATATATGTTATAATTAATTTAAATAAAAATTTTGGTGGTGGCCTTTATGAATACAGTTCTGCATCTAGCTGATGGAGCTTTACAATATTATCGAGGAAAACAAAATGGATTCTGGGGACTTATGGGAATAATTGCTGCGTTTATAATCGCGGTTAGTTGGGACCTTATTTATCCCATTCTTGATTTTATAGGTATTGTTTCTATATATAATCGATTGGGGTTAATTGAAGAAGGAGCACCTAGCTTAACTTTTCTTAAAGTGTTTATTGGAACATTTATAGGAACAATCTTACTTACTATCATTGGTGGGGTACTGATATTTTCATTTTTAATGCTTGCTTCTATTTCACAAACTAAAGCAGCAAAATATACACTATTACCCTTACTTATCATAGTATTTTCACCTGTTCTTCTAATTGCATTAGTATTCTTAACCATAAACTCTTATTGGAAAGCAAGTAAGCAATCCCCCCTTACTCCCGAACAAAAGGAAAGAGCTCAATTAGAATACAAGAACAAAGAATTAGCAATACTTATGTATGAGGGGTGCGAAGAAGGATTTACAAATGAGATCAGCCAAGAAGAAGCTAAAAGAAGACTTCATCGTCTCCCTACTCCTGGTGATACTAATTTTTTAATAGGAGTAAGGAATGAAAAAGACTTTCACATGATTCTTCCACGTCCTTTAGATGTCCTGATATTATGTTATTATGACAAGGTATATGCGGAAAGAATAAATTTACAAAAATACGATTCAAAAGTACATATGAAGAAAAGCAGTGTTCCAGTAACTAGAGAAACAAATTCGCTTATTCATAATTTTGAACGTAAAGAATGGCATTCCGAGCGACTTTCTGTTACAAATGACACATATAACTTAAGTGAGTTCCATACGATCATCGATTGCAAAAACATCAAAGATTTACCTTTCATTTTCGAAAGTTACGGACGTAGACCATCTTATAGAGAGTATGTAGATTTGGTTCAAAGACATTATTTTGAAGTAAAAGAAAAATTCATCAATCAGCTTTCTCAGCAAAGTACTCAAAAAGAGTTTGATGAAACAGTAAATCAATTAAAGAAATATGATGTTCCTAATGAGGATATAGTAAAATACATGAGAGAAGAACATGAGCAGGCTGAATCTTATTGAGGATGATTGATTGAATGAGAGACAAACAGACGATTAGGAAAGAAATATTATCCGAAATCAAGAGACATAAGAATGAAGTTACTACAGTAAGGCATTGGAATGAATATGCAGAACTCCATGATTTGCCCAAATCAGTTACAATTGTTTATTATTTTGGAAGCTGGAACGATTTTAAAAAAGCATTAGGGGTTAAGGGCATAAAAAACGTACGTTATAACAAGGAAACTCTTTTAGAGATAGCGCAAGCCCATTCAGATAAATTCACGAGTAAAAGAGAATGGGATGAATATGCTCGTCACAAAGGACTCCCTACCTCACCAACCTATATAAGCTTTTTTAAAAAGTGGAACGAAATTAAAGAATATTTACACATAGAAAAAACTACTACCACCAAAAAAGGGTATTCAAAGGATGATATTGTTACAATATTAAAGCAACACGGAAAGAACTTAATTAACAGGCAACAATGGGATCTATACGCTAAAGAAAAGAATTTACCCACTTACAAAACCCTTAGAAAGCATTTGGGATGGAACGAAATACGGAGGCATGCAGGATTGCCTGAAAGATTTAAATACAACAAAGAAACTTTGCTAAACCATGCATCATGTCACTACAAAACATTTACTTCAAGTACCATGAAAGAATGGGATGAATACGCTAAATCAAATAATTTACCGTCCAGTGGGGCTTATTATAGAGCTTTCGGTACTTGGAAAAAAGCAAAAGTAGAATGCATAAAACAAAAAAACGAAACCCCCGAAGTTTAATTAGACTAAGGGGGTTTTTCTCATTTTAGTGAACCTTCAATATTTTTAATTATTTCCAAGGGTGACGTTTCGATAACATATACAGACCCACTATCGGGATGGTGAGTTGATGAATAAGACGAAAATGATAGTGGAATCTCCGCTCTCTTCCCATCTTTATACCATAGGGTTATCGAATACTCATCCGATGAAACTCTTAAAGGTGCTTTTCCTTTTTTAATTGAAATATCTTTTAAATTCCCTTTTCTACTAATTTTATTAATGAGATCTAAAGCAACTTTATCTTTATCGGGATTACTCTTAGCAAATAGAGCGTTGGAAATAACTTCTGTTTTAAAAGACTGAATAAATATATCTGTGTTCTCCATCATAATGGACCCAAAGAAAAATTTTATCGTTCCGTCTCTATCTTGATATTTTTCCATTGGTCCAAAACCCTCAGAATTATGTTCATGACCTTCTTCATCTGAACTTACACTATTGAGGTTTTTTTCTAAAGCTTCTAGACTTTCTATATCCTTCTCTAGGTCACCGCTGCTCTTCTCTAAATCTAATTTCTCTCCTGTGGAGTTGGTATTCCAAATAATAAAGGAAACGCCTGCTATAACTATACACAGAAATATTACGATGAAAGACCTAAACATACATAATGCTCCGTTCCTTATATTGAGTAGGATGTATAAGAGCAATTAGTATGCTCTTATACAAGTTAAAAGTTAATGTATTTAGCAGGGTCTACACTGAATGATCTGGCACCATTGTAACTTCCCCCTACATGAATCTCGAAATGAAGGTGTTGGGCAGTACTACTACCTGTAGACCCCATGAAGCCTAAAAACTCTCCTTGGCTAACGGTTTGTCCAACCCTAACGTTTCTACCTCTCATATGCCCATAAACTGTTTGTACATATTGCCCGTTTATTGAGTGATCAATCATCACATGGTGTCCTAATGCACCATTATACTTAGATCTTGCAACCACACCATCTGCTGAAGCTACAATAGGAACCTTTCCGACTGCAGCTAAATCAATCCCCGAATGTAATCTCATTTCGTGATGAATAGGATGAAAACGCATTCCATAAGAGGATGAAACACTAGCTTGGGTAGGTCTCATTAAATTCTCCCCATAAGCTGGAACTCCATCTGCAGGTTTATATACTGCTGCATCCTTGAATTTTTGAGCATTGTTCATTACTTTCTCTACATACCAATCTGCCCTATTGTAATTAAAAATTGCTTTCCTCTTATCCTTGCTGTAACCACTCTTGGAAAGATAGTTGGCAGCGGTATGAATTGCATCTGCTACATCCCAAGGATCAGCTTTTCCATCTCCATTCGCATCCACACCGTACCCGCCCCCACCTTTGATGACGCTTAAGTTGGTTATGTCGAGAGAGGCTGGTACAGAACCACCACCTATATCATATTTCCATCCGGCCCAACTTGCAGGAAGGAATTGAACATGCCCAATTGCCCCAACACTAGATACCATCGTCGGGTGGGTACTAAATCCCGTCTCTACAAAGTGTAATGAAGCTAGAACAAACCAGTCCACTCCGTATTCTTTCTCTGCACTTAAGTAATGTTCCATGTATTCAGCAGGGATGTTGGAACCAGGGATAATGACTCCATTAAACCCTGGAAAGCTCCCTCCTCCGAAACCTGCGTTACCTTCAAGCCAACTAATATAATTCATTTCCCCGCCAGCAATTAAGAAATTTTCTTGAATTAGACGCTTATCATTTAATCCTAAATCATGCGAGTTAAGAATTTGGTCAAAAGTAAAGTAATCTGATGTGGTATTTTCAGTGGACCGAAACTTTTGTTTTCTTATCCTTGTTTTAGTTTTTACTGCACCATCTTTACGTGTTACCTTCGTTTCTTCTTTAACTTCCCAGCTCGTCTTATATGATTCATAATCAAATTGCGTTTGACCACTCCAAAAGTCAACAAGAGTTAGCTTTTGCACGAAATTGTTTTGCTTTTCTATATCTGTCCACTCTTCACAATCATTTTCTATACATTCTTGTGTTTGACTCTCTGTGTATTCATTGAACTTTTCATAAGTGAAAGTAGGAGCTAAGTCTTCGGCCATCGTTTTTACTACTTCTTTTCGGTCCTCTCCCTTCATAACATCTAGCATAATAACAGCTGATATAAGTTCTACAGGAACCTTATAGGGAACTTCGGTAGGGTTAGACATGTCTACGCTAGATTCGGACTGTTCAACGATATATTCATGCAACTCTTTATCTTTACCTTCTAATCCCTCCCCTGAGCTGAACCAGAAAGACGAAACCAAGGAAATGATTATGACTAGTACTATTATCCCTAACATAATGAGGAAGAATGGTAATCCAATATAACCTACAATAGCTACTAATGCTTTAACAAAAAGAAGACCTACCTTCATAGCTGCTTTAGCTGCTAGTTTAGCACCTTTTTTTCCTAATTTTTTAAGAAGCTTTTTTCCCATTTTCCCAGCTTTTTGTTTAGCCTTATGTTCAACTACTTTTCTAACTTCTGACTTATTTTCACGATCAGATTGGTGAGGGTCTCGCATGGCCATTTAGCGAGCCCCCCCTATACTTTGGTGACGTACTTTATCAAAATCTTTTCTTCTTTGAAGACGCTTATTTTCACTTGAAGGAATTAAATCATCAGGACTTAAAGAACTTGTGTAATCTTGATCTTCCTTTCCGTTTTGATCAATTACTTCGTCATTAACTATTCTTTTGTTTCGAACATTGTACTTTACGGTTTTTTCTTCTCCGGTTTGTAGCCGTGCATCTCCTTTCCCATAAGGTGAGACTCGATAATCTTGACCAGTGTTCATGTCTTCTGCAACCATATAGCTTCTCTCTTTAGAAACGACCATCCGAATATTCCTGGTTTGACGTTGAACATCATCAGAAGTGAATTGTCCTGCGTCAACATCTTGATTCATAGACTGGATATCTTTAGGTTCTTGATGATTAACAGTCTTGGTGCTGACTAATCTAGAAGGATTCACGTTAATAGAACGGTTAGTTTGTAGTTTACCTCCACCACTGTCTAGTTTATAAGGTGTGGATTGTTGTACCAGGGAACCATCTTCTATGTTCAAATCTTGATAAACTGTTTCTCCTTTTCTAAGGGAGCTATCACCAGAACCGTATCTAGAAACAATTTGTTGTTGTCCTGTTTTGTCTTTAACTTGAATATAAGATTGATCCCCCGTTGTAACCATTCTGAGTGCACCGGGAGCTATTTTTTTATTTCCATAACCATCATCAACTTGTTGGGCCATATGACCAATATCAGATACTTCTTGGGTTTGTTGATTAACAGCTTTATTATATGGATTGTACTTATTTGCGTATTTTCCTGCTTTTTGATAGCCACCAGGCCCCGCAATAACACCTGCAGTATAAGAAACTGCATTGGTGAAACCTTGTTGCTTACT includes:
- a CDS encoding peptidoglycan DD-metalloendopeptidase family protein, giving the protein MAMRDPHQSDRENKSEVRKVVEHKAKQKAGKMGKKLLKKLGKKGAKLAAKAAMKVGLLFVKALVAIVGYIGLPFFLIMLGIIVLVIIISLVSSFWFSSGEGLEGKDKELHEYIVEQSESSVDMSNPTEVPYKVPVELISAVIMLDVMKGEDRKEVVKTMAEDLAPTFTYEKFNEYTESQTQECIENDCEEWTDIEKQNNFVQKLTLVDFWSGQTQFDYESYKTSWEVKEETKVTRKDGAVKTKTRIRKQKFRSTENTTSDYFTFDQILNSHDLGLNDKRLIQENFLIAGGEMNYISWLEGNAGFGGGSFPGFNGVIIPGSNIPAEYMEHYLSAEKEYGVDWFVLASLHFVETGFSTHPTMVSSVGAIGHVQFLPASWAGWKYDIGGGSVPASLDITNLSVIKGGGGYGVDANGDGKADPWDVADAIHTAANYLSKSGYSKDKRKAIFNYNRADWYVEKVMNNAQKFKDAAVYKPADGVPAYGENLMRPTQASVSSSYGMRFHPIHHEMRLHSGIDLAAVGKVPIVASADGVVARSKYNGALGHHVMIDHSINGQYVQTVYGHMRGRNVRVGQTVSQGEFLGFMGSTGSSTAQHLHFEIHVGGSYNGARSFSVDPAKYINF